A genomic region of Papaver somniferum cultivar HN1 unplaced genomic scaffold, ASM357369v1 unplaced-scaffold_4006, whole genome shotgun sequence contains the following coding sequences:
- the LOC113342384 gene encoding ABC transporter G family member 11-like, which yields MEIESPLPTPDELGNGRQTGSFNGPSSTGSGVLLTWDDLWVTIPSSGSNNNGRALLQGLNGYAQPSEILAIMGRSGSGKSTLLDGLAGRLASNKRQSGSIKVNGRIQTSALGASAYVTQNDALTTMLTVKESVCYSAMLQLPQSMTSFEKKDRAETTIREMGLQDSINTRIGGWNSKGISEGQKRRVNICIEILTRPKLLFLDEPTSGLDSATSCHLMDRIVKLTQQCGMTVIVSIHQPSSEVFGLFNNLCLLSSGKTVYFGPAFAAHEFFGLNGFPCPTMRNPSDHYLKIINKDFDNVSLNEDVDIEQGFIGNKQATTEEAISILVESYKSSQFFQQVKHRISEIFNEEGKVLERGSQASFLTHSFVLTKRSFVNMYRDFGYYWLRLGIYISLSLCIGTIFFDIGHSSGSIQARGAMLMFLTTLLTFMSIGGFPSFVEDMMIFDRERLNGHYGVAAFVIGNTLSSIPYLLIISLIPVAIVYYLVGLQKGLDHFLFFVLIIFLSVMVVESLMMLLASMVPNYLMGIIVGAGIQGMMVLNAGFVRLPDDIPEVFWKYPNYYIAFHRYAIEGLYKNEFEGLNFTRNQGEGSPIITGAEIIETTWQMPGYSKWIDIGVLFGMVVFYRLMFFFIIKMSEKIKPILRSS from the exons ATGGAGATAGAATCCCCCTTGCCTACCCCAGATGAGCTTGGGAATGGGAGGCAGACGGGATCATTTAATGGGCCTTCTAGTACAGGATCAGGTGTTTTATTGACATGGGATGATTTATGGGTCACTATACCTTCATCAGGAAGTAATAACAATGGCAGAGCTCTACTTCAAGGGCTTAATGGGTATGCTCAACCTAGTGAGATCTTGGCCATTATGGGTCGTTCTGGTTCTGGCAAATCAACTCTTCTCGACGGATTAGCAG GAAGGTTAGCGtcaaacaaaagacaatcagggTCGATCAAAGTAAATGGTCGAATACAAACGTCCGCTTTGGGAGCGTCG GCTTATGTTACACAAAATGATGCACTTACAACAATGCTAACGGTTAAAGAATCTGTTTGCTATTCTGCAATGCTCCAACTACCTCAATCCATGAcaagttttgaaaaaaaagataGGGCAGAAACAACGATAAGAGAAATGGGATTACAAGATTCAATAAATACAAGAATTGGTGGATGGAATAGTAAAGGAATTAGCGAAGGACAAAAGCGAAGAGTAAACATTTGTATAGAGATTTTAACACGTCCGAAACTTCTTTTCCTGGATGAACCCACAAGTGGTCTCGATAGTGCAACATCTTGCCATCTCATGGACAGAATTGTGAAGCTTACGCAACAATGTGGAATGACTGTTATTGTTTCCATTCACCAACCAAGCAGTGAAGTTTTTGGTCTCTTCAATAATCTTTGTCTACTTTCCTCCGGTAAAACAGTTTATTTTGGTCCAGCTTTTGCTGCACatgag TTTTTCGGATTGAATGGATTCCCTTGCCCCACTATGAGAAACCCATCAGATCATTACTTGAAAATAATCAACAAAGACTTTGATAATGTAAGTCTTAATGAAGATGTGGACATCGAACAAGGTTTTATAGGAAACAAACAAGCAACCACAGAGGAAGCAATAAGTATTTTAGTGGAGTCATACAAGTCATCTCAGTTCTTCCAACAAGTAAAGCACCGGATATCTGAGATCTTTAATGAG GAAGGGAAAGTACTTGAAAGGGGAAGTCAAGCTAGCTTCTTAACACACTCATTTGTCCTTACAAAAAGGTCCTTCGTGAACATGTATCGTGATTTTGGTTATTACTGGTTGCGTCTTGGAATCTATATTTCACTAAGTCTTTGTATTGGTACAATTTTTTTTGACATTGGCCACAGTTCCGGTTCAATACAG GCTAGAGGTGCAATGCTTATGTTTTTAACGACATTATTAACTTTCATGTCAATTGGTGGATTCCCTTCTTTCGTGGAGGATATGATG ATATTTGACAGAGAAAGATTAAACGGGCATTATGGTGTTGCGGCTTTTGTAATTGGAAACACACTTTCCTCTATACCTTACTTACTTATAATCTCCTTAATCCCGGTAGCCATTGTTTATTACTTGGTTGGTCTTCAAAAAGGACTCGATCATTTCCTCTTTTttgttttaataatttttctATCTGTGATGGTAGTCGAGAGCTTAATGATGCTCTTGGCAAGTATGGTTCCTAATTATCTTATGGGAATAATAGTAGGAGCCGGAATTCAAGGTATGATGGTGTTAAATGCTGGTTTCGTTAGATTACCAGATGATATTCCTGAAGTTTTCTGGAAATATCCAAATTACTATATAGCCTTCCATAGATACGCAATTGAAGGACTTTACAAAAATGAGTTCGAAGGATTGAATTTTACTAGGAACCAAGGAGAAGGATCACCAATTATTACGGGCGCAGAAATTATAGAAACAACATGGCAAATGCCTGGTTATTCAAAATGGATTGACATCGGTGTTTTATTTGGAATGGTGGTTTTCTATAGACTAATGTTCTTTTTTATCATTAAGATGTCTGAAAAGATTAAACCCATTTTAAGAAGTTCTTAG